In Psychrobacter immobilis, a single genomic region encodes these proteins:
- a CDS encoding NAD(P)-dependent alcohol dehydrogenase — MSMMKSLIFIEPGKIEIVDKKIPDVGPNDALIKITTTTICGTDIHIFKGEYAVAKGLTIGHEPVGIIEKLGSAVMGYEEGQRVIAGAICPTFTSYASQDGFPSQDGGYLDADGRCSCHGYKATGGWRFGNHIDGTQAEYVLVPDAQANLCPVPDGLTDEQVLMCPDIMSTGFKGAENANIQIGDVVAIFAQGPIGLCATAGAKIKGASMIIAVDGNNERLAMAKKLGADITLNFTEVDVVDEIMKITGGRGVDSSIEALGLQSTFEQCLKILKPGGTLSSLGVYSEDLVIPMAHFASGLGDHTIRTALCPGGKERMRRLMNVIESGRVDLSEMVTHTYALDDIVEAYDLFMHQRDGVLKIAIKP; from the coding sequence ATGAGCATGATGAAGTCACTGATATTTATTGAACCAGGTAAAATCGAAATTGTAGATAAAAAAATCCCTGATGTAGGCCCTAATGATGCCTTGATAAAAATTACGACCACGACCATTTGTGGTACTGACATTCACATCTTTAAAGGTGAGTATGCCGTTGCAAAAGGCTTAACCATTGGTCACGAGCCAGTAGGTATCATTGAAAAGCTAGGTAGCGCAGTCATGGGCTATGAAGAAGGGCAGCGAGTCATTGCTGGCGCCATTTGCCCAACGTTTACCTCCTATGCCAGTCAAGATGGTTTCCCTTCACAAGATGGTGGTTATCTTGATGCAGATGGTAGATGTTCTTGTCACGGTTATAAAGCCACAGGCGGCTGGCGTTTTGGTAATCACATTGATGGCACGCAAGCAGAGTATGTGCTAGTGCCAGATGCGCAGGCCAATCTATGTCCAGTGCCAGATGGACTGACGGATGAGCAAGTGTTGATGTGTCCTGACATTATGTCGACAGGCTTCAAAGGCGCAGAAAACGCCAATATTCAGATTGGTGATGTGGTTGCTATCTTTGCACAAGGACCTATTGGCTTGTGCGCGACTGCTGGTGCAAAAATTAAGGGCGCCTCGATGATTATCGCTGTCGATGGCAATAATGAACGTTTGGCCATGGCAAAGAAACTGGGAGCAGACATTACTCTAAACTTCACAGAAGTTGACGTGGTTGATGAGATCATGAAAATCACTGGTGGTCGTGGGGTGGATAGCAGTATCGAGGCGCTAGGTTTACAGTCTACGTTTGAGCAATGTCTCAAAATATTAAAACCAGGCGGTACACTCTCAAGCTTGGGTGTGTATTCTGAAGATTTAGTCATTCCAATGGCTCATTTCGCTTCTGGTCTTGGCGATCATACGATAAGAACGGCTCTCTGCCCAGGAGGTAAAGAGCGTATGCGCCGATTGATGAATGTCATCGAGTCTGGTCGAGTGGATTTATCAGAGATGGTGACGCATACCTATGCCTTGGATGATATTGTAGAGGCCTATGACTTGTTCATGCATCAGCGTGACGGCGTACTAAAAATTGCTATCAAGCCATAA
- a CDS encoding NRDE family protein translates to MCIVAIAWQLFDELPLVLLSNRDEFLQRPTELLHQWEDKPIFAGRDVQSGGTWLGIHQQPHQANHQDGHQAPQEYYQQNGRWAAVLNFRDGVQASSDECSRGALVTDFLTSDISPMEFARQISLQNYAGFNLIIGDSEQAVIVNNRGHAPMPLYAGLHVISNGQPEDSWFKTEKLRGRLRQEVLPLIAENSEPEYWQEAAFAVLSDNTQAPVNKLPETGVAVEIEQILSSIYIEPVTFNHTQNNLPTYATRTQSILTLKFHSQLADSAVDEIARLVSRECQHDNYKECQHDSHK, encoded by the coding sequence ATGTGTATTGTCGCCATTGCTTGGCAACTCTTTGATGAGCTGCCTTTGGTGTTATTGTCCAATCGCGATGAATTTTTGCAGCGTCCGACAGAGCTGCTACATCAATGGGAAGATAAGCCTATTTTTGCAGGACGCGATGTACAAAGTGGCGGTACTTGGCTGGGTATTCATCAACAGCCCCATCAAGCCAATCATCAGGACGGTCATCAAGCGCCTCAAGAGTATTATCAGCAAAACGGACGTTGGGCTGCGGTATTGAATTTTCGCGATGGCGTGCAGGCAAGCTCTGATGAGTGCTCACGCGGGGCGCTAGTCACGGATTTCTTAACCAGTGATATCAGCCCGATGGAGTTTGCACGGCAGATTAGTTTGCAAAACTATGCTGGGTTCAATCTCATTATTGGTGATAGTGAGCAAGCCGTTATTGTCAATAACCGTGGTCATGCTCCTATGCCACTATATGCAGGACTGCATGTCATTTCCAATGGTCAGCCTGAGGACAGCTGGTTTAAAACTGAAAAACTGCGAGGCAGGCTGCGCCAAGAAGTATTGCCACTAATCGCTGAGAATAGTGAACCTGAGTACTGGCAAGAAGCTGCCTTTGCGGTATTGTCTGATAATACGCAAGCGCCAGTGAATAAGCTGCCGGAGACTGGAGTGGCTGTTGAGATTGAGCAGATTCTGTCTTCTATTTATATAGAGCCTGTCACTTTTAATCATACGCAAAATAATTTGCCCACTTATGCCACACGTACCCAAAGCATTTTAACCCTGAAATTTCATTCTCAGTTGGCAGATTCAGCAGTGGATGAGATTGCTAGATTAGTAAGCCGAGAGTGTCAGCATGATAATTATAAAGAATGTCAGCATGATAGTCATAAGTAG
- a CDS encoding DUF4139 domain-containing protein produces the protein MQAKLSKVAILPKFLPSKKQLTPLGLFSLAALALTPAQAANSSIEQVTIYQGLASVTRALPINGSGEQTLVFSCLSPYIDKDSVSVQAAKGINIGEVSIETLSDEQAAQCQYQGEARVQTQQDNLAVINAELEAARLAKAYLQNLTKVTQISTDGTLANNARDLETQAVSINKRILEIQQRQARAQDALNQLMAGSATSTQNSVTQVSVRTASRVPSSVKLHYQVRGAGWEPTYQARLNTETKQLNIIASAVIAQQTGENWLNVPLMLSSVNPNQNTTSQLPRVERFSLYEEDRENQTISVPPMAENMPVVVTARDSYGGASTPNMAPLPSFTVSSQNKNGITEYRLPQRISIPSDGRRVRTVIDEQSGSSKLWIRSTPSVEAAGYWYASAPFLTPAWVDGSLQLYRDDNYVGQARYNYQALKEQGIGFGIDPNTIVKQIADEDKQGDKGAFNRTQTLTKTQAYQFTNQHNRSMHLQVLGSEPVSRDDSLKVTVTHTPPVTERDWNDNKGMVAWEFDLPSKQSKVIQSTSQISYPASKNLSVN, from the coding sequence ATGCAAGCTAAGTTATCAAAAGTAGCAATATTACCTAAATTTTTACCCTCTAAAAAACAGTTGACGCCACTGGGTTTATTTAGCTTAGCGGCTTTAGCTTTGACTCCTGCTCAGGCAGCGAACAGTAGTATTGAGCAAGTGACCATTTATCAGGGCTTAGCTAGCGTGACTCGTGCGTTACCAATCAATGGTAGCGGTGAGCAGACACTGGTTTTTTCTTGTTTGTCCCCTTATATCGATAAAGACAGTGTGAGCGTACAAGCAGCAAAAGGCATCAATATTGGTGAAGTCAGTATCGAGACTTTAAGCGATGAGCAAGCAGCGCAGTGTCAGTATCAAGGTGAGGCGAGAGTGCAGACACAGCAAGATAATTTGGCAGTTATCAATGCTGAGTTAGAAGCGGCACGCTTAGCTAAAGCTTACTTGCAGAATTTAACCAAGGTCACGCAAATCAGTACAGATGGCACGCTTGCCAATAATGCGCGCGATCTGGAAACCCAAGCGGTCAGTATCAATAAACGCATACTAGAAATTCAGCAGCGCCAAGCCCGTGCACAAGATGCGCTCAACCAACTAATGGCGGGCAGCGCGACTTCCACTCAAAATAGTGTGACTCAAGTGAGTGTACGTACTGCCAGTCGAGTACCAAGCAGTGTGAAACTGCACTATCAAGTACGCGGCGCGGGTTGGGAGCCAACGTATCAAGCAAGGCTGAATACTGAAACCAAGCAATTAAATATCATTGCCTCTGCAGTTATTGCTCAGCAGACAGGAGAAAACTGGCTCAATGTCCCTTTGATGCTAAGCTCTGTCAATCCCAATCAAAACACGACCAGCCAATTGCCACGAGTTGAGCGTTTTTCTTTATATGAAGAAGATAGAGAAAACCAGACTATATCTGTACCACCTATGGCGGAAAATATGCCTGTTGTGGTAACTGCAAGAGACAGCTATGGCGGTGCCTCGACACCTAACATGGCGCCGCTGCCAAGCTTTACCGTTAGCAGTCAGAATAAAAACGGCATTACCGAATACCGTTTGCCGCAGCGTATTAGTATTCCAAGCGATGGCAGGCGCGTACGGACAGTCATTGATGAGCAGTCGGGCAGTAGCAAGCTATGGATTCGTAGTACGCCGAGCGTGGAGGCAGCTGGCTATTGGTATGCATCCGCACCGTTCTTGACACCAGCTTGGGTAGATGGTTCGCTACAATTATACCGTGATGATAATTATGTCGGGCAGGCGCGCTATAATTATCAAGCGCTCAAAGAGCAAGGTATCGGTTTTGGTATTGACCCTAATACCATCGTAAAGCAGATAGCTGATGAAGATAAGCAGGGTGATAAAGGCGCGTTTAATCGCACGCAAACCTTGACTAAAACACAAGCTTATCAATTTACCAATCAGCACAACCGATCTATGCATTTACAAGTATTGGGCAGTGAGCCAGTTAGTCGCGACGATAGTCTTAAAGTAACCGTCACTCATACACCGCCAGTGACTGAGCGTGACTGGAATGACAATAAAGGCATGGTTGCGTGGGAGTTTGATTTACCAAGCAAACAATCGAAAGTCATCCAGTCGACCTCTCAGATTAGTTATCCTGCTAGCAAAAACTTATCAGTAAACTAA
- the lgt gene encoding prolipoprotein diacylglyceryl transferase, with the protein MMIHPQYDPVALSLGPVEVHWYGLMYLLAFAAAFGLAWYRSTKRDNWNTDMVSDLVFFGALGVILGGRVGYVLFYQFGEFLQNPAYLFKVWEGGMSFHGGMIGVLLGMLYFARKYKKTPFQVLDFIVPCVPTGLLFGRIGNYINGELWGRVSNGGYNWLTYFPQAAATDMQQLQTNPELQELMLEVNGQYLLPRHPSQLYEALAEGLLLFLFLWWYSSKPRPRMAASAVFLLGYGISRFIIEFFRQPDADQGFVLLGWMTKGQILSAPMIIIGFIMLVYAYKRGIYDWGKQSAY; encoded by the coding sequence ATGATGATACATCCTCAGTACGATCCTGTAGCGCTGTCTTTGGGTCCAGTAGAAGTGCACTGGTATGGCCTAATGTATTTATTAGCATTTGCCGCCGCCTTTGGTCTGGCTTGGTATCGCAGTACCAAACGTGACAATTGGAACACTGACATGGTGTCCGACTTGGTATTTTTTGGCGCACTTGGCGTCATTTTGGGCGGTCGTGTCGGCTATGTATTGTTTTATCAATTCGGTGAATTTTTACAAAACCCCGCTTACCTTTTCAAAGTCTGGGAAGGTGGTATGTCTTTCCATGGCGGCATGATTGGTGTCTTACTGGGCATGTTATATTTTGCCCGTAAGTATAAAAAGACTCCGTTTCAAGTACTGGACTTTATCGTTCCTTGCGTGCCAACGGGCTTGTTATTTGGTCGTATTGGCAATTATATCAATGGCGAGCTATGGGGCCGCGTCTCTAACGGTGGCTACAACTGGCTTACCTACTTCCCGCAAGCGGCTGCTACTGATATGCAGCAATTGCAAACCAACCCTGAGCTGCAAGAGTTGATGCTTGAAGTAAATGGGCAGTATTTGCTACCTCGCCACCCCTCACAGCTGTATGAGGCACTTGCCGAAGGGTTATTATTATTCCTATTCCTATGGTGGTATTCATCAAAACCGCGCCCACGTATGGCAGCATCGGCAGTATTTTTATTGGGCTATGGCATCAGCCGCTTCATCATTGAGTTTTTCCGCCAACCCGATGCGGACCAAGGATTTGTATTACTAGGCTGGATGACCAAAGGGCAGATACTCAGCGCTCCCATGATTATTATTGGTTTCATCATGCTGGTATACGCTTACAAACGCGGTATCTATGACTGGGGTAAGCAGTCGGCTTATTAA
- a CDS encoding tyrosine-type recombinase/integrase, translated as MDIKVCSDVELDLSQSCLLNEIPNLTSNKTIKVNGVGVFDDDGKILPIISEYLSYQSKHQIISYKSAVTYGRNLSYFLSYIRSRPDYDDSESDEVFITVPKYVIQEYLTFLIREDDKSSSTVRSRDETIHAFIEYLCSPTEDRDKLRQDNPYSDGLLSKPPKRTPISSCTLDDLFILIKFTDSERERALLQFLYDSGLRRSELPRVTLQDFKDINNFNSEKFISCDNDQPIHADYAPLKVKGSKGRGNQIKPRWTLLSLATIKRVQKYHASPLYKKHARKYVDPSETPAFFNAKGTPYTPSAINKLLERISERAIKKGCLDRSISPHKLRHGNAYAILQSNDLGADYLDRLVIVQKNLGHNHLHTTQIYTSIPQDIYNSMCDENGDLLTRAEKMRRLSEQTQLRIGIKDIK; from the coding sequence ATGGATATTAAAGTTTGTTCTGATGTAGAGCTAGATTTATCACAGTCTTGTTTACTTAATGAGATTCCAAACTTAACATCGAACAAAACTATAAAAGTGAATGGTGTTGGAGTATTTGACGATGATGGCAAGATCCTTCCTATTATTTCTGAGTATTTATCGTATCAATCCAAACATCAAATAATTTCTTATAAGTCAGCAGTTACTTATGGTAGAAACCTAAGCTACTTCTTAAGTTATATTCGTAGTCGTCCAGATTATGATGACAGTGAATCTGATGAAGTATTTATTACAGTTCCAAAATACGTAATTCAAGAATACCTGACATTTTTAATTCGTGAAGATGATAAGAGCTCATCTACTGTTAGAAGTCGAGATGAGACAATACATGCTTTCATTGAATATCTTTGTAGCCCTACAGAAGACCGTGATAAGCTTAGACAAGATAATCCATATAGCGATGGCTTGCTATCAAAACCACCAAAGCGAACACCCATTAGTTCTTGCACACTTGATGACCTTTTTATATTGATTAAGTTTACTGATTCAGAACGAGAAAGAGCTTTACTCCAGTTTCTATACGACTCTGGCTTACGTCGTTCAGAACTACCTAGAGTTACTCTTCAAGACTTTAAAGATATTAACAATTTCAATTCTGAAAAGTTTATTTCCTGCGATAATGATCAGCCTATCCATGCTGATTATGCGCCTTTAAAAGTCAAAGGAAGTAAGGGCCGTGGTAATCAAATTAAGCCACGCTGGACTCTGCTGAGCTTAGCAACTATCAAACGTGTGCAGAAATATCACGCATCTCCTCTGTATAAAAAACACGCCCGTAAATATGTAGACCCGTCTGAAACCCCAGCATTTTTTAATGCTAAAGGTACTCCCTATACGCCTAGTGCGATCAACAAATTGCTTGAACGTATAAGTGAACGTGCAATAAAGAAAGGTTGCCTTGATCGAAGCATCTCTCCTCACAAGTTAAGGCACGGTAATGCTTATGCAATATTGCAGTCAAATGATTTAGGTGCCGATTACTTAGATCGGCTTGTTATTGTGCAGAAAAACTTAGGACATAACCATCTCCATACTACACAGATATATACAAGCATTCCCCAAGATATCTATAACAGCATGTGTGACGAGAACGGTGACTTACTAACTAGAGCCGAGAAGATGAGGCGCTTGTCTGAACAGACGCAATTAAGAATTGGCATTAAGGACATCAAATGA
- a CDS encoding tyrosine-type recombinase/integrase translates to MKNDGITIDKVYESFSEPGISGADFKKVEEKQPIKDAKAAVIEWVSKTVGDTEALWEIPISKADNALGFSVAVNHIQSAVGVSYSVAQTHRGITTPLIEKMIEEGILVIPSESYEAAGIENTRKLLNWYRQLSVEEKHTLPIFGNKISIGKMSSEQLPIKKGSLKFNVVKDAWEFIHQDLEKLGIIDANYKSVAERTSEANINRKSSSESQIDRFNRLAARKLNAAEDFLVPSELEPFIQVEQLFAAQSVTVTSDSGKENYRNACSQLIEFLTNYYGPGPLRIKVTFDAHLLPRYRKYLQQKIIKKETSSHYANTNLSAARNALQRLEQVPDMEYSFFDIEGFSVSRETDVKKPFTMNERLQILDAIEKGLSESRTALTPYKKTGVGRNPLDKKCSIIRGLSTLENARWLFENALMCKPIHHNTANSPIEKSFLRIIKNSGTGLIETYNEWGVTPMINMDTLTPYILRLAQITGLNADPLLSLNMNDYVDSHPATSRPCLRYWKERSDGHKEYHLDLFNAELTWLTSSQAESIKVIFEELDQLTGSFRQDIKDDAFKDRLFIYQSDSTKKHGRVSPILGNKEKNAKALGASLSRFVEKYNLKNDAGNPLTLTISRFRPTFVSEMLRNGVTVREIQLMLGHSSLQTTLGYIDSLDFNSMSRMKINDELKEIHQATLDKQVEKLPEDIKSKNNDELVTSFHTPLAECRNIFDPPDFVKNLSSYIPGTPCSQYNKCLSCDNVIITAKNLPEIFAMKRDYTLLTEHSRVMDTPYGHVISENLELIKGITEPELSNFSLEELENGRRLAEYIETTTLVDGVI, encoded by the coding sequence ATGAAAAACGATGGAATAACCATTGATAAGGTTTATGAGAGTTTTTCTGAGCCAGGGATTTCAGGTGCAGACTTTAAGAAAGTTGAAGAAAAGCAACCTATTAAAGACGCCAAAGCAGCTGTTATAGAATGGGTATCGAAAACAGTTGGAGATACAGAAGCACTATGGGAAATACCAATTAGTAAAGCTGATAATGCTTTAGGCTTCAGTGTAGCTGTTAATCATATTCAAAGTGCTGTAGGTGTCTCATACTCTGTTGCACAAACACATAGGGGTATTACGACTCCTTTAATTGAAAAAATGATTGAAGAAGGTATTCTAGTAATACCAAGTGAAAGCTACGAAGCGGCTGGCATCGAAAACACGAGGAAACTATTGAATTGGTACAGACAACTATCTGTAGAGGAAAAGCACACTTTACCTATTTTCGGCAATAAGATTTCGATAGGAAAAATGTCTTCAGAACAACTACCTATAAAAAAAGGATCCTTGAAATTTAATGTTGTTAAAGATGCTTGGGAATTCATTCATCAAGACCTAGAGAAACTTGGAATTATTGATGCTAATTATAAAAGCGTTGCTGAAAGAACAAGCGAAGCGAATATCAATAGAAAAAGTTCCAGTGAAAGTCAGATAGACCGTTTTAATAGACTTGCAGCAAGAAAATTAAATGCTGCTGAAGATTTTCTCGTTCCTTCAGAATTAGAACCTTTCATTCAGGTAGAGCAGCTTTTTGCTGCTCAAAGTGTGACTGTAACTTCAGATTCAGGTAAGGAAAACTATAGAAATGCCTGTAGTCAGCTTATAGAATTCTTGACTAATTATTACGGACCTGGACCGTTGAGAATCAAGGTAACTTTTGACGCGCATCTCTTGCCTAGATATCGGAAATATTTGCAGCAAAAAATAATAAAAAAAGAAACCTCAAGCCATTACGCAAATACGAATCTAAGTGCTGCACGCAACGCATTACAAAGACTAGAACAAGTGCCCGATATGGAATACAGTTTTTTTGATATAGAGGGGTTTTCTGTAAGCAGAGAAACAGACGTTAAAAAGCCATTTACTATGAACGAGCGGCTCCAAATATTAGATGCTATCGAAAAAGGATTGAGTGAATCCAGAACAGCCCTTACACCTTACAAGAAGACGGGTGTAGGTAGGAATCCTTTGGACAAGAAATGTTCGATCATAAGAGGTCTCTCGACACTAGAGAATGCGCGATGGCTCTTTGAAAATGCCTTAATGTGTAAACCAATTCATCATAATACAGCTAATTCACCTATCGAGAAGTCTTTCTTAAGAATTATTAAGAATTCAGGTACGGGTTTAATAGAGACATACAATGAATGGGGCGTTACCCCAATGATAAATATGGATACACTAACGCCTTACATTTTAAGGCTTGCTCAAATCACTGGTTTAAATGCAGACCCTTTACTTTCTCTTAATATGAATGATTACGTAGACTCCCACCCAGCAACATCACGACCTTGCCTTAGATATTGGAAAGAGCGATCTGATGGTCACAAAGAGTACCACCTTGATCTTTTTAATGCAGAACTGACATGGCTTACATCATCTCAAGCTGAGTCAATAAAAGTTATTTTTGAAGAACTGGACCAATTAACTGGTAGTTTTCGACAAGATATTAAAGATGATGCTTTTAAAGATAGATTGTTCATCTATCAGTCGGATAGTACAAAAAAGCACGGCAGAGTATCTCCAATATTAGGAAATAAAGAAAAAAATGCAAAAGCATTGGGAGCTAGTTTGTCTAGGTTTGTTGAGAAATATAATTTAAAAAATGATGCAGGAAACCCCTTAACTCTTACAATAAGTCGGTTCAGACCAACCTTTGTTAGTGAGATGCTTAGAAATGGCGTAACTGTACGTGAAATTCAGCTCATGTTGGGCCACTCCTCACTCCAAACGACTCTTGGCTATATAGATTCTCTAGATTTTAACTCCATGAGTAGAATGAAGATAAATGATGAATTAAAAGAGATACATCAAGCGACTCTGGATAAACAAGTTGAGAAGTTGCCAGAAGATATAAAGTCCAAAAACAATGATGAGTTAGTAACGAGCTTTCATACTCCATTAGCTGAGTGCAGAAATATTTTTGACCCGCCGGATTTTGTAAAAAATCTTTCATCCTACATACCTGGTACTCCATGCTCACAATATAACAAGTGCTTGAGCTGTGACAATGTCATTATTACAGCTAAAAACCTCCCTGAAATCTTTGCAATGAAGCGTGACTATACGCTTTTGACAGAGCATTCCCGTGTCATGGACACACCCTATGGGCATGTCATTTCAGAGAATTTAGAGCTGATAAAAGGCATCACAGAGCCAGAACTATCTAATTTTTCCTTAGAAGAGTTAGAAAATGGGCGGCGTTTAGCAGAATACATTGAAACGACCACACTAGTTGATGGAGTAATCTAA